Genomic window (Melioribacteraceae bacterium):
ATGTTCATAATCCCGATGTGGTCCTCTGTGATATTGAAATGCCACGGCTCGACGGCCTCGAAGCAGCAACAAAAATCTTGAAAGAACGTAATGATGCGAAGATTATTATAATGACCGGATATCATAGACGTTTTATGGAATCAGATTTGGCGGGTATAGGAATAAAAGGATTTGTTGATAAATGCGCATCCCTTAATGAACTTAAATTTGTTTTAGAGCAAATTGCTAAGGGAAGCTCATTCATTAAAACTAATAATAGAATGTTAAGAGCAAATTATTTTATTGAAGATAAAAATGCGCCGAATTATGATAATCATAGATTAACAAATCGTGAGATGGAAATATTAGAACAAATCGGCGTAGGAAAAACAAGCCAGGAGATTGCCGATTTTTTATTTATTAGTAAAAGAACAGTCGATTATCATAGAACTCAAATAATTCAAAAGCTGAATTTGCGATCATCATGCC
Coding sequences:
- a CDS encoding response regulator transcription factor, with amino-acid sequence MEQISILLAEDQAVIRMALVHYFNSFSHLTVIAEASNGFEMIQKYNVHNPDVVLCDIEMPRLDGLEAATKILKERNDAKIIIMTGYHRRFMESDLAGIGIKGFVDKCASLNELKFVLEQIAKGSSFIKTNNRMLRANYFIEDKNAPNYDNHRLTNREMEILEQIGVGKTSQEIADFLFISKRTVDYHRTQIIQKLNLRSSCQLIIYATNYLKKKA